One genomic region from Phycodurus eques isolate BA_2022a chromosome 16, UOR_Pequ_1.1, whole genome shotgun sequence encodes:
- the LOC133415163 gene encoding LOW QUALITY PROTEIN: serine/threonine-protein kinase/endoribonuclease IRE1-like (The sequence of the model RefSeq protein was modified relative to this genomic sequence to represent the inferred CDS: deleted 1 base in 1 codon), with protein MMDWTLSSRALLCCFLLYSAALPLKVFSSASTVSLPESLLFVSTLDGNLHAVSKKSGSIKWTLKEDPVLQVPTHVAEPAFLPDPNDGSLYSLGGKNNEGLTKLPFTIPELVQASPCRSSDGILYMGKKQDLWHVVDLLTGEKQQTLTSSFADMLCPSSSLLYLGRTEYTITMYDTKSRELRWNATYSDYASTLPDDDTKYKMAHFVSNGDGLVVTVDSDSGDVQWVQNYNSPVVAMYIWQREGLRKVAHTNVAVETLRYLTFMSGEVGRITQWRYPFPKEQKKPDNKLMDTLYVGKYSTSLYASPSLVHDGVTVVPRGSTFPMLEGPDGQEADEDKECVITPSTSVKFNAALRQRNRINYMRNYLLLIGHHETPPEAHNKILERFPDSFPRNQGNVIPPTSNKKPEENVKNVVMDDIPPSPMPEISVQEPGLSGRTVRPEASVDSMLKDMATIIFCTFLLAGWVAFVITYPKSVHKQQQLQHQEFQRQMEERLELLQRQQPFPPADMSFPLVPDGDYLEVAHARSECSDHSSPNVTPRASNHSDLSVSELGSSANEHEEGDDDSNIVRVGNITFHPKQVLGHGAEGTIVYKGQFDNRAVAVKRLLPECFSFADREVQLLRESDEHPNVIRYFCTERDRQFQYIAIELCATSLQEYVEMKDFDRHGLEPVMLLQQAVSGLAHLHSLNIVHRDLKPHNILVSVPNAHGRVRAMISDFGLCKKLAVGRRSFSRRSGVPGTEGWIAPEVLSEDCKNNPTCAVDIFSAGCVFYYVVSQGRHPFGKSLQRQANILLGTYSLDHLQTDTHGDIVARDLIEQMLSVEPHLRPSAECVLKHPFFWSLEKELQFFQDVSDRIEKEPLDGAIVRRLERGGRPVVKSDWREHITVPLQTDLRKFRSYKGGSVRDLLRAMRNKKHHYRELPAEVQETLGSIPDDFVSYFTSRFPHLLMHAYLAMRTCATERLFLPYYSKMAKVDHAPTDTSHPQESTHSSPHEPAASSDPPAETGEASPSDPHCRALASEPPTWHVGPDGSGPAYAQQPADGGAA; from the exons CCAGCACAGTTTCGCTGCCTGAAAGTTTGCTCTTTGTGTCCACCCTGGATGGAAACCTGCATGCCGTGAGCAAGAAGTCTGGCTCAATCAAATGGACGCTGAAAGAAG ATCCAGTTCTTCAGGTCCCCACGCATGTTGCAGA gccGGCTTTTCTGCCTGACCCCAATGATGGCAGTCTGTATTCTCTGGGTGGAAAGAACAACGAAGGCCTCACT AAATTACCATTCACTATTCCTGAGTTGGTGCAAGCGTCTCCCTGCCGCAGTTCCGATGGAATCCTTTACATGG GCAAAAAGCAGGACCTTTGGCATGTGGTGGACCTGCTGACTGGCGAGAAGCAGCAGACGCTGACGTCGTCCTTTGCCGACATGCTGTGTCCGTCCTCATCTCTGCTCTATCTGGGACGCACAG AATACACCATCACCATGTATGACACCAAAAGCCGAGAGCTGCGCTGGAACGCCACCTATTCGGACTACGCCTCCACCCTTCCCGATGACGACACCAAGTACA AGATGGCCCATTTCGTGTCTAACGGCGACGGCCTGGTTGTGACGGTGGACAGCGACTCGGGCGACGTCCAGTGGGTCCAGAACTACAACTCGCCGGTGGTGGCCATGTACATCTGGCAGCGCGAGGGCCTCCGCAAAGTCGCCCACACCAACGTGGCCGTGGAAACGCTGCGCTACCTCACGTTCATGTCTGGAGAGGTGGGCCGCATCACCCAGTGGAGGTACCCCTTCCCCAAGGAGCAGAAGAAGCCAGACAATAAGTTGAT GGACACTTTGTATGTGGGTAAATACTCGACCAGCTTGTATGCGTCCCCCTCCCTGGTGCATGACGGCGTCACAGTGGTG CCTCGAGGCAGCACCTTCCCCATGCTGGAAGGTCCagacgggcaggaggcggacgAGGACAAAGAGTGCGTCATCACGCCCAGCACCAGCGTCAAGTTCAACGCTGCGCTCCGCCAGCGAAACCGCATCAACTATATGCGCAACTACCTGCTGCTCATCG GTCATCATGAGACGCCTCCCGAAGCTCACAACAAGATCCTGGAAAGATTCCCTGACAGCTTTCCTCGTAACCAGGGCAACGTCATTCCACCTACCAGCAACAAGAAACCTGAGGAG AATGTGAAGAACGTTGTCATGGATGACATTCCGCCTTCTCCCATGCCGGAAATATCAGTTCAAGAACCCGGGCTGAGCGGTCGCACTGTGCGCCCGGAAGCCTCTGTGGACTCCATGCTGAAGGACATGGCCACCATCATCTTTTGCACCTTTCTCCTGGCGGGCTGGGTGGCCTTTGTGATCACGTACCCCAAG AGCGTCcacaagcagcagcagctgcagcatCAGGAGTTCCAAAGGCAGATGGAGGAGAGGTTGGAGCTGCTGCAGAGGCAGCAGCCTTTCCCCCCTGCGGACATGTCG TTCCCTCTGGTCCCGGACGGCGACTACCTGGAAGTGGCTCACGCTCGCTCGGAATGCTCGGACCACAGCAGCCCGAACGTCACCCCGCGTGCCTCCAACCACTCCGATCTCTCCGTTTCGGAGCTGGGCAGCTCTGCCAATGAACACGAGGAAGGAG acgaCGACTCCAACATTGTCAGAGTGGGCAACATAACGTTCCATCCCAAACAAGTGTTGGGCCATGGTGCTGAAGGTACCATTGTGTACAA GGGCCAGTTTGACAACCGCGCGGTGGCGGTGAAAAGACTCCTGCCGGAGTGCTTCAGCTTCGCAGACCGCGAAGTTCAGCTGCTGCGGGAGTCGGACGAGCACCCGAATGTCATTCGCTACTTCTGCACCGAGAGGGACCGCCAGTTCCAGTACATCGCCATCGAGCTGTGCGCCACCTCCCTTCAAGAG TACGTGGAGATGAAGGATTTTGACCGACATGGACTGGAGCCGGTTATGCTGCTTCAGCAGGCCGTGTCCGGACTGGCTCATCTGCACTCGCTCAACATAG TTCACCGAGACCTGAAACCTCACAACATCCTGGTGTCCGTGCCGAACGCCCACGGGCGGGTCCGGGCAATGATCTCGGACTTCGGCCTGTGCAAGAAGTTGGCGGTGGGCCGGCGCAGTTTCAGCAGAAGGTCCGGAGTGCCGGGGACGGAGGGCTGGATCGCTCCCGAGGTGCTCAGTGAGGACTGCAAAAACAACCCG ACCTGCGCCGTTGATATCTTCTCTGCCGGATGCGTGTTCTACTACGTGGTGTCTCAAGGTCGCCACCCGTTTGGCAAATCCCTGCAGAGGCAAGCCAACATCCTGCTGGGAACGTACAGCCTGGACCATCTGCAAACCGACACGCACG GCGACATTGTAGCCCGAGACCTAATCGAGCAGATGTTGAGCGTGGAGCCTCATCTGAGGCCCTCGGCAGAGTGTGTTCTCAAACACCCGTTCTTCTGGAGCCTGGAGAAGGAACTGCAGTTCTTCCAG GACGTGAGCGACAGAATCGAGAAGGAGCCGCTGGACGGAGCCATCGTGAGGCGGCTGGAGCGAGGAGGGCGGCCTGTGGTCAAGAGTGACTGGAGGGAGCACATCACAGTGCCGCTGCAGACGG ACCTGAGAAAGTTTCGTTCCTACAAAGGCGGCTCAGTCAGAGACCTCCTTCGCGCAATGAGGAACAAG AAACATCATTACCGGGAGTTGCCCGCCGAGGTCCAGGAGACTCTGGGCTCCATCCCCGACGACTTTGTTTCCTACTTCACGTCCCGTTTCCCCCACCTGCTAATGCACGCGTACCTGGCCATGCGGACCTGCGCCACGGAGAGGCTTTTCCTGCCTTACTATTCCAAAATGGCAAAAGTGGACCACGCCCCAACAGACACGTCACACCCCCAAGAATCCACACATTCGTCGCCGCACGAGCCCGCCGCTTCTTCAGACCCGCCGGCCGAGACCGGCGAAGCGTCACCGTCGGACCCGCACTGTCGCGCGCTTGCCTCGGAACCCCCGACGTGGCACGTCGGGCCCGACGGGTCCGGTCCGGCATACGCGCAGCAGCCTGCGGACGGCGGAGCGGCGTGA